One Kitasatospora sp. NBC_01287 DNA window includes the following coding sequences:
- a CDS encoding 3' terminal RNA ribose 2'-O-methyltransferase Hen1, which yields MFISISTTGTAAHPATDLGYLLHKHPGKAQRFSTSHGEAHVFYPEAGEQRCTAALLLDVDPVALVRRSRGHAKGASSAAAGAAALSQYVNDRPYAASSLLAVALRSVFRTAMKGACEQRPGLAEQPRELTVVLPAVAAGGGEERTPGERSLVERLFEPLGWQVTASAIPLDETFPAWGDSRYKRLELTGTLLLADALQQLYVLLPVLDGAKHYWVAPDEVDKLLAAGEGWLADHPDHALITRRYLHRRWSLANEALRRLELARLAEADDSEAEELDNAVALDPESGEPTVTSSLVGTMAEPVAVVPARVSADAGTGDTGAGAAEAPAAAEADGAGKLVPLARRRRAAIVALLAEVGAARVLDLGCGQGELVGELLKEKRITEVLGVDVSTSALAAAARKLRLERLPERQAARVRLVQGALTYTDARLKGYDAAVLCEVIEHLDLPRLPALEYAVFGAARPATVIVTTPNAEYNVRWESLPAGHHRHADHRFEWDRAEFRAWAEQVAANYGYTVAFHPVGPEDPQVGPPTQLAMFRHGIEPATASAGAPEPATDSATASEPEPATAPEPATATATAPERSAPR from the coding sequence GTGTTCATTTCGATCTCCACCACAGGCACCGCCGCGCACCCGGCCACCGACCTGGGTTACCTGCTGCACAAGCATCCCGGGAAGGCACAGCGCTTCAGCACGTCCCACGGCGAGGCGCACGTCTTCTACCCCGAGGCGGGCGAGCAGCGGTGTACGGCCGCACTCCTGCTGGATGTCGACCCGGTCGCGCTGGTCCGGCGCAGCCGGGGCCACGCCAAGGGTGCCTCCTCGGCTGCGGCCGGCGCGGCTGCCCTCTCCCAGTACGTCAACGACCGCCCGTACGCGGCGTCCTCGCTGCTGGCGGTCGCGCTGCGCTCGGTGTTCCGCACGGCGATGAAGGGGGCCTGCGAGCAGCGCCCCGGGCTCGCCGAGCAGCCGCGCGAACTGACCGTGGTGCTGCCCGCCGTGGCGGCGGGCGGTGGCGAAGAGCGCACGCCCGGCGAGCGGTCACTGGTCGAGCGGCTCTTCGAACCGCTCGGCTGGCAGGTCACGGCTTCGGCGATCCCGTTGGACGAGACCTTTCCCGCCTGGGGCGACTCGCGCTACAAGCGGCTGGAGCTGACCGGGACCCTGCTGCTGGCGGACGCGCTCCAGCAGCTCTACGTGTTGCTGCCGGTGCTGGACGGCGCCAAGCACTACTGGGTCGCCCCGGACGAGGTGGACAAGCTGCTCGCAGCGGGGGAGGGCTGGCTCGCGGACCATCCGGACCACGCCCTGATCACCCGCCGCTACCTCCACCGCCGCTGGTCGCTGGCGAACGAGGCGCTGCGCCGCCTGGAGCTGGCCCGGCTCGCCGAGGCCGACGACAGCGAGGCCGAGGAGCTGGACAACGCGGTCGCCCTGGACCCGGAGAGCGGTGAGCCCACGGTGACCAGCAGCCTGGTCGGCACCATGGCGGAGCCCGTTGCCGTCGTCCCCGCCAGGGTGAGCGCCGATGCCGGTACAGGCGATACCGGTGCGGGCGCTGCCGAGGCGCCGGCCGCTGCCGAGGCCGATGGGGCGGGCAAGCTCGTCCCACTGGCCCGCCGGCGCCGGGCGGCCATCGTCGCGCTGCTGGCCGAGGTGGGCGCCGCCCGGGTGCTCGATCTCGGCTGCGGTCAGGGAGAGCTGGTCGGCGAGCTGCTCAAGGAGAAGCGGATCACCGAGGTCCTCGGGGTCGACGTCTCCACGAGCGCGCTGGCCGCTGCCGCTCGCAAGCTGCGACTGGAGCGGCTGCCGGAGCGTCAGGCGGCACGGGTGCGCCTGGTGCAGGGCGCGCTGACCTACACCGACGCCCGGCTCAAGGGGTACGACGCGGCGGTGCTCTGCGAGGTGATCGAGCATCTGGACCTGCCCAGGCTCCCGGCGCTGGAGTACGCGGTGTTCGGCGCCGCGCGCCCGGCCACGGTGATCGTCACCACGCCCAACGCCGAGTACAACGTCCGCTGGGAGAGCCTCCCGGCGGGCCACCACCGCCACGCCGACCACCGCTTCGAGTGGGATCGCGCCGAGTTCCGCGCCTGGGCCGAGCAGGTGGCGGCCAACTACGGGTACACCGTGGCCTTCCATCCGGTCGGCCCGGAGGACCCGCAGGTCGGCCCGCCGACCCAGCTCGCCATGTTCCGCCACGGCATCGAGCCCGCCACGGCCTCCGCCGGGGCCCCCGAGCCCGCTACCGACTCCGCTACCGCCTCCGAGCCCGAGCCCGCTACCGCCCCCGAGCCCGCTACCGCCACCGCCACCGCCCCTGAGAGGAGCGCACCCCGATGA
- a CDS encoding polynucleotide kinase-phosphatase, protein MTDRTQHTADSVPEPRRLPVTDLSLVVLVGTSGSGKSSFARQHFATTQVISSDYCRGLVSDDENDQSASADAFELLHYIVGKRLAAGRLTVVDATNVQPAARKQLVALARAHDVLPIAIVLDVPPGVCAERNLTRPDRDFGPHVIQRQHRELRRSLNGLEREGFRKVHHLRGVAEVAAAEIVLEKRWNDLRERTGPFDLVGDIHGCRAELETLLGRLGYRLTRDEQGRAVDAAHPEGRTAVFVGDLVDRGPDTPGVLRLVMGMVAAGHALCVPGNHENKLGRAMSGRQVTVAHGLRESLDQLAAEPEEFRVEVRAFMRDLVSHYLLDGGRLVVCHAGLPEKYHGRNSGRVRSHALYGDTTGETDEFGLPVRYPWAEEYRGSALVVYGHTPVPAASFLNNTICLDTGCVFGGSLTALRYPERELVSVPAEQEWYAPVRPLISDAPGAREGRPLDLADVAGRRVVETSLHGRVSVREENAAAALEVMSRFALDPRLLAYLPPTMAPSATSRRAGYLEHPEEAFFAYRADGVREVVCEEKHMGSRAVLLVARDPQALERRFGLSGPGAVWTRTGRAFLGDQQLTEALLARVRAAAERAGLFTELATDWLLLDAELLPWSLKAVELLRRQYAAVGAAAGAALPEVLAALEQARARGIEGLAELTERHRRRAIDAEAFSAAYRRYCWPTEGLTGVRLAPFQVLAAEGANLAVRPHDEHLGWLDRLVAADEQWVKESAEAGAEQLEPLLRATGRLVVDTEDEASIAAGITWWEELTAVGGEGMVVKPLASLVRGVAGEGRPGGLVQPGLKVRGREYLRLIYGPDYTEHLDALRQRALGHKRSLALREYALGLEALDRLAGGEPLWRVHEPVFAVLALESEPVDPRL, encoded by the coding sequence ATGACCGACCGGACGCAGCACACCGCCGATTCCGTGCCCGAACCCCGGCGCCTGCCCGTCACCGATCTCTCCCTCGTGGTCCTGGTCGGCACCAGCGGCTCGGGCAAGTCCAGCTTCGCCCGTCAGCACTTCGCGACCACCCAGGTGATCTCCTCCGACTACTGCCGCGGCCTGGTCTCGGACGACGAGAACGACCAGTCCGCCTCGGCCGATGCCTTCGAGCTGCTGCACTACATCGTCGGCAAGCGGCTGGCGGCCGGCCGGCTCACCGTGGTCGACGCGACCAACGTGCAGCCCGCCGCGCGCAAGCAGCTGGTCGCGCTCGCCCGCGCGCACGACGTGCTGCCGATCGCGATCGTGCTGGACGTGCCGCCGGGCGTCTGCGCCGAGCGCAACCTCACCCGCCCCGACCGCGACTTCGGCCCGCACGTGATCCAGCGCCAGCACCGCGAGCTCCGCCGCTCGCTGAACGGCCTGGAGCGCGAGGGCTTCCGCAAGGTCCACCACCTGCGTGGGGTGGCCGAGGTGGCAGCCGCCGAGATCGTCCTGGAGAAGCGCTGGAACGACCTGCGCGAGCGCACCGGCCCGTTCGACCTGGTCGGTGACATCCACGGCTGCCGGGCCGAGTTGGAGACCCTGCTCGGCCGCCTCGGCTACCGCCTCACCCGCGACGAGCAGGGCCGCGCGGTGGACGCGGCGCACCCCGAGGGCCGCACCGCGGTCTTCGTCGGCGACCTGGTCGACCGGGGCCCGGACACCCCGGGCGTGCTGCGCCTGGTGATGGGCATGGTGGCCGCCGGCCACGCGCTCTGCGTGCCCGGCAACCACGAGAACAAGCTCGGGCGGGCGATGAGCGGTCGTCAGGTCACCGTCGCGCACGGCCTGCGCGAGTCGCTGGACCAACTGGCCGCCGAGCCGGAGGAGTTCCGCGTCGAGGTGCGGGCCTTCATGCGGGACCTGGTCAGCCACTACCTGCTGGACGGCGGTCGGCTGGTGGTCTGCCACGCGGGCCTGCCGGAGAAGTACCACGGCCGCAACTCGGGCCGGGTCCGCTCGCACGCGCTCTACGGCGACACCACCGGCGAGACCGACGAGTTCGGCCTGCCGGTGCGCTACCCGTGGGCGGAGGAGTACCGGGGCTCGGCGCTGGTGGTCTACGGGCACACCCCGGTGCCGGCGGCGAGCTTCCTCAACAACACCATCTGCCTGGACACCGGCTGCGTCTTCGGCGGCAGCCTCACCGCGCTGCGCTACCCGGAGCGCGAGCTGGTCAGCGTCCCGGCCGAGCAGGAGTGGTACGCGCCGGTCCGTCCGCTGATCAGCGACGCCCCGGGCGCCCGGGAGGGACGTCCGCTGGACCTGGCCGACGTCGCGGGCCGCCGCGTGGTGGAGACCTCGCTGCACGGCCGGGTCTCGGTGCGCGAGGAGAACGCGGCCGCCGCGCTGGAGGTGATGAGTCGCTTCGCGCTCGACCCCAGGCTGCTGGCCTACTTGCCGCCGACCATGGCGCCGAGCGCCACCTCCCGGCGCGCGGGCTACCTGGAGCACCCCGAGGAGGCCTTCTTCGCCTACCGCGCGGACGGGGTGCGGGAGGTCGTCTGCGAGGAGAAGCACATGGGTTCGCGAGCCGTGCTGCTGGTGGCCCGCGACCCGCAGGCGCTGGAGCGGCGCTTCGGCCTGTCCGGGCCCGGCGCGGTCTGGACCAGGACGGGGCGCGCCTTTCTCGGCGACCAGCAGCTGACCGAGGCACTGCTGGCGCGGGTGCGTGCGGCCGCCGAACGCGCCGGGCTCTTCACCGAGCTGGCCACCGACTGGCTGCTGCTGGACGCCGAGCTGCTGCCCTGGTCGCTCAAGGCGGTGGAACTGCTGCGCCGTCAGTACGCGGCGGTCGGGGCGGCGGCCGGGGCCGCGCTGCCCGAGGTGCTCGCGGCGCTGGAGCAGGCCCGCGCCCGGGGGATCGAGGGGCTGGCCGAGCTGACCGAGCGGCACCGCCGCCGAGCGATCGACGCCGAGGCGTTCAGTGCGGCATACCGCCGCTACTGCTGGCCCACCGAAGGGCTGACCGGTGTGCGGCTGGCGCCGTTCCAAGTGCTGGCCGCCGAGGGCGCCAACCTGGCGGTGCGCCCGCACGACGAGCACCTCGGTTGGCTCGACCGCCTGGTCGCGGCGGACGAGCAGTGGGTCAAGGAGTCCGCCGAGGCGGGGGCCGAGCAGCTCGAACCGCTGCTGCGGGCGACCGGGCGCCTGGTGGTCGACACCGAGGACGAGGCCTCGATCGCGGCCGGAATCACCTGGTGGGAGGAGCTGACCGCGGTCGGCGGCGAGGGCATGGTGGTCAAGCCGCTGGCCTCGCTGGTCCGCGGTGTCGCGGGGGAGGGGCGGCCCGGTGGCCTGGTGCAGCCGGGGCTGAAGGTCCGCGGCCGGGAGTACCTGCGGCTGATCTACGGTCCGGACTACACCGAGCACCTCGACGCGCTGCGCCAGCGGGCCCTCGGGCACAAGCGCTCGCTCGCGCTGCGTGAGTATGCGCTGGGCCTGGAGGCGCTGGACCGGCTGGCCGGTGGCGAGCCGCTCTGGCGGGTGCACGAGCCGGTCTTCGCCGTGCTGGCCCTGGAGTCCGAGCCAGTGGACCCGCGCCTCTAG
- the argF gene encoding ornithine carbamoyltransferase — protein MALNLRNRHFLKELDFTAQEFHFLVDLAAQLKAAKYAGTEQPRLRGKNIALIFEKTSTRTRCAFEVAAADQGASTTYLDPAGSQIGHKESAKDTARVLGRMFDGIQYRGHGQAVVEELAAYAGVPVWNGLTDEWHPTQMLADLLTVREHCAKPLGEVALAYLGDARNNMGNSLLITGALLGMDIRIVAPERLWPGEEVRRAAEGLAEVSGARITLTEEVAAGVAGADFLYTDVWVSMGEPKEVWVERIEQLKPYQVSMDTVRATGNPQVKFLHCLPAFHDLGTELGRQLFEATGLAELECTDELFESPHSIVFDQAENRLHSIKAVLVATLGA, from the coding sequence ATGGCCTTGAACCTCAGGAATCGGCACTTCCTCAAGGAGCTCGACTTCACGGCTCAGGAGTTCCACTTCCTGGTCGACCTCGCTGCCCAGCTCAAGGCCGCCAAGTACGCGGGCACCGAGCAGCCGCGGCTGCGCGGCAAGAACATCGCGCTGATCTTCGAGAAGACCTCGACCCGGACCCGCTGCGCCTTCGAGGTGGCCGCCGCCGACCAGGGGGCCTCCACCACCTACCTGGACCCGGCCGGTTCGCAGATCGGCCACAAGGAGTCGGCCAAGGACACCGCCCGGGTGCTCGGCCGGATGTTCGACGGCATCCAGTACCGCGGGCACGGTCAGGCGGTGGTCGAGGAGCTGGCCGCGTACGCCGGGGTGCCGGTCTGGAACGGCCTCACCGACGAGTGGCACCCCACCCAGATGCTGGCCGATCTGCTCACCGTCCGGGAGCACTGCGCCAAGCCGCTCGGCGAGGTCGCGCTCGCCTATCTCGGCGATGCCCGCAACAACATGGGCAACTCGCTGCTGATCACCGGCGCCCTGCTCGGCATGGACATCCGGATCGTCGCCCCGGAGCGGCTGTGGCCGGGAGAGGAGGTCCGCAGGGCTGCCGAGGGGCTCGCGGAGGTGAGCGGCGCCCGAATCACCCTCACCGAGGAGGTGGCCGCCGGAGTGGCCGGTGCGGACTTCCTCTACACCGACGTCTGGGTCTCGATGGGGGAGCCCAAGGAGGTCTGGGTCGAGCGGATCGAGCAGCTGAAGCCGTACCAGGTCTCCATGGACACGGTGCGGGCCACCGGCAACCCGCAGGTCAAGTTCCTGCACTGCCTGCCGGCCTTCCACGACCTGGGTACCGAACTCGGCCGGCAGCTGTTCGAGGCCACCGGCCTGGCCGAGCTGGAGTGCACGGACGAGCTCTTCGAGTCCCCGCACTCCATCGTCTTCGACCAGGCCGAGAACCGGCTGCACTCGATCAAGGCCGTCCTGGTCGCCACCCTGGGTGCCTGA
- a CDS encoding type II toxin-antitoxin system VapC family toxin produces the protein MIVVDASALVLALAEQGERGVAARAALAADPEWAAPEHLLIEVMQSLRGRYLAKENTAEQVAAVAAALPGIAFRKVELAPLLGRVWELKDNLTPDDAAYVAVAELLGAPLVTADLRLSRASGPRCEIRGITGERPASGG, from the coding sequence ATGATCGTTGTGGATGCCTCTGCTCTGGTACTGGCGCTGGCGGAGCAGGGTGAGCGTGGGGTGGCCGCCCGGGCCGCGCTCGCGGCCGACCCTGAGTGGGCCGCGCCGGAGCACCTGCTGATCGAGGTGATGCAGTCCCTGCGCGGACGCTACCTGGCCAAGGAGAACACCGCCGAGCAGGTGGCGGCGGTGGCCGCCGCGCTGCCCGGGATCGCGTTCCGCAAGGTGGAGCTGGCTCCGCTGCTCGGCCGGGTCTGGGAGCTGAAGGACAATCTGACCCCCGACGACGCCGCCTACGTGGCGGTCGCCGAGCTGCTCGGCGCACCCCTGGTCACCGCCGACCTGCGGCTCAGCCGGGCCAGCGGACCGCGCTGCGAGATCCGCGGGATCACGGGCGAGCGGCCCGCGTCCGGCGGCTGA